In the Oryza glaberrima chromosome 6, OglaRS2, whole genome shotgun sequence genome, one interval contains:
- the LOC127775858 gene encoding chloroplast protein FOR GROWTH AND FERTILITY 2-like gives MAMERLISSPLLPRPPPRAAFSRPPPSLAAAPPHHRAGGAASGYGSRPPLASLLLSRHHHHHQPPVLAANPAADVAAGEAVPPATATASRRFLQKVASAAAATLLATIALTLIQPAWAPPALASFHSAAKAGGGIFKSELLSSAWTGFLAGCLHTLSGPDHLAALAPLSIGRSRVESAAVGALWGCGHDAGQVIFGLLFLSLKDRLHIEVIRTWGTRVVGLTLLVIGALGIREATEVPTPCVALENGGGGGGAHRGPLDALPATRKKITFATFATGIVHGLQPDALMMVLPALALPSRVAGAAFLGMFLVGTVVAMGSYTVLIGSCTEALKERVPRITEKLTWAASLVAISMGLGILISQSLGFSLY, from the exons atgGCAATGGAGAGGCTTATCTCTtcgccgctcctcccgcgcccgcctccccgcgccgccttctcccgcccgccgccctccctcgccgccgcgccaccccaccaccgcgccggcggTGCGGCCTCCGGGTACGGCTCCAGGCCGCCTCTCGCCTCGCTCCTCCTCTCcaggcaccaccaccaccaccagcctcCGGTCCTCGCGGCCAATCCTGCTGCCgatgtggccgccggcgaggctgtccctcccgccaccgccaccgccagccgccgcttcctccagAAG GTGGCGTCGGCTGCGGCTGCCACTCTGTTGGCGACGATTGCACTGACGCTGATCCAGCCGGcgtgggcgccgccggcgttggCGTCGTTCCACTCGGCGGCGAAGGCTGGAGGTGGCATCTTCAAGTCGGAGCTGCTCAGCAGCGCGTGGACGGGGTTCCTGGCCGGCTGCCTGCACACGCTCTCCGGGCCGGACCACCTCGCCGCGCTGGCGCCGCTGTCCATCGGAAGGTCGCGGGTGGAGAGCGCCGCCGTGGGCGCGCTCTGGGGCTGCGGCCACGACGCCGGCCAGGTCATCTTCGGCCTCCTGTTCCTCAGCCTCAAGGACCGCCTCCACATCGAGGTCATCCGAACGTGGGGGACCCGCGTCGTCGGCCTCACGCTGCTCGTCATCGGCGCCCTCGGCATCAGGGAGGCCACCGAGGTGCCCACGCCGTGCGTCGCGCtggagaacggcggcggcggcggcggcgcgcaccgtGGCCCGCTCGATGCTCTACCAGCCACCAGGAAGAAGATCACCTTCGCCACGTTCGCCACCGGGATCGTGCACGGGCTGCAGCCCGACGCGCTCATGATGGTCCTGCCGGCGCTCGCCCTCCCgtcgcgcgtcgccggcgcggcgttCCTTGGCATGTTCCTCGTCGGCACCGTGGTCGCCATGGGCAGCTACACCGTCCTGATCGGCTCGTGTACGGAGGCGCTCAAGGAGAGGGTTCCCAGGATCACGGAGAAGCTGACATGGGCTGCCTCGCTCGTGGCCATCTCCATGGGGCTCGGCATCCTCATCAGCCAGTCTCTCGGCTTTAGCTTGTACTGA